The Rhodococcus triatomae genome includes a window with the following:
- a CDS encoding VIT1/CCC1 transporter family protein, with protein MPDPGSAPSGRIPTARELRRWRRYLADERAESAVYRDLAARRSGEEREILLGLADAEERHAAYWLRLLGDDVGAPVRADIRSRFLGVLARRFGSVFVLALAQRAEARSPYASDADATEAMVADEQIHEEVIRALATRGRNRLSGTFRAAVFGANDGLVSNLALVLGIAGSGVSNEFILLTGLAGLLAGALSMGAGEYVSVRSQRELLEASRPDPAAADAVPLLDVDENELALVYRARGMSADEAQARADEVLRTHRTVDETRTDEHEEIGTGTRAAVSSFLFFGSGAIIPVLPFLFGMQGTAAILVAAILVGIALLATGFVVGVLSGGPPLRRALRQLAIGYGAAAATYLLGLLFGTNVS; from the coding sequence GTGCCGGATCCGGGATCCGCCCCGTCCGGACGCATTCCGACGGCGCGGGAGCTCCGTCGCTGGCGCCGGTACCTGGCCGACGAACGCGCGGAATCGGCTGTGTACCGGGACCTCGCCGCTCGGCGGAGCGGGGAGGAACGGGAGATCCTGCTCGGGCTCGCGGACGCCGAGGAGCGACACGCGGCCTACTGGCTGAGATTGCTCGGAGACGACGTCGGCGCGCCGGTCCGCGCCGACATCCGGAGCCGGTTCCTCGGTGTCCTCGCACGCAGATTCGGGTCCGTGTTCGTCCTCGCTCTGGCTCAGCGGGCCGAGGCGCGATCCCCGTACGCCTCCGACGCGGACGCCACCGAGGCGATGGTGGCGGACGAGCAGATCCACGAGGAAGTGATCCGTGCGCTCGCCACCCGGGGACGCAACCGGTTGTCCGGAACGTTCCGGGCCGCCGTGTTCGGAGCCAACGACGGGTTGGTGAGCAACCTCGCACTGGTCCTGGGGATCGCGGGCAGCGGGGTCTCGAACGAGTTCATCCTGCTCACCGGTCTCGCCGGTCTTCTCGCCGGCGCGCTGTCGATGGGTGCGGGCGAGTACGTCTCCGTCCGCTCGCAGCGCGAACTGCTGGAGGCGTCGAGGCCGGACCCCGCGGCCGCGGACGCCGTTCCACTCCTCGACGTCGACGAGAACGAGCTGGCCCTGGTGTATCGGGCCCGGGGGATGAGCGCGGACGAGGCCCAGGCGCGTGCCGACGAGGTGTTGCGGACGCACCGTACCGTCGACGAGACCCGCACCGACGAACACGAGGAGATCGGAACCGGAACCCGCGCTGCGGTGTCGAGCTTCCTGTTCTTCGGGTCGGGTGCGATCATCCCGGTACTGCCGTTCCTGTTCGGCATGCAGGGGACGGCGGCGATCCTCGTTGCTGCGATTCTCGTCGGGATAGCCTTGTTGGCAACGGGTTTCGTCGTGGGGGTGCTGTCGGGTGGCCCTCCGCTGCGTCGCGCGCTTCGGCAGCTGGCCATCGGATACGGGGCCGCGGCGGCGACCTACCTGCTCGGCTTGCTGTTCGGAACGAATGTGTCCTGA
- a CDS encoding DUF4185 domain-containing protein, whose translation MPGRVGASAAVAAVLLGSGVIAAVGPAGAEPVANGAPGTGPCLAELSNETASLIPDRVEIPVPVPTVTEVPYPAPEPEQVRHVPDPLPLDPCLDPCPDLTDDDQFVPPGNLSSVLGIPQISLKPSPFHLGIPVPGPDPGPVPPPPGPSSPPVESAPVSPLPPAPRIGDVTRVAKVTGAGSVSRTDKRYQVNGTDLGIMWESAPDQIAVAFGDTVGKGFHPPGGQGEDWRSNVLGFSSDRHLADGMSLDSMVQDSRCHAAEVLSSRKLDNVEITTIPTSGFAVGDRQYMSYMSIRTWNSIPATWWTNHGGIAYSDDGGSTWTKDPHARWENIFGVTQFQVASMVPAGDHVYMFGTRNTRLGGVGVARVPVDQVLDKTAYQYWQDGSWTPVGGPNEASTIVPAPAAELSVRYVPESDLWQMVYLDTSKAAIVLRESNSPQGLWTESAPMVSALEYPELYGGFIHPWSTEGDLYFTMSTWSDYNVFLMHADVDR comes from the coding sequence ATGCCGGGTCGAGTCGGGGCGTCGGCGGCGGTTGCCGCGGTGCTGTTGGGAAGCGGAGTGATCGCGGCGGTCGGCCCGGCCGGTGCGGAGCCGGTGGCGAACGGGGCCCCGGGGACCGGCCCCTGTCTGGCGGAACTGTCGAACGAGACGGCGTCGCTCATTCCGGATCGGGTGGAGATCCCGGTGCCCGTCCCCACCGTGACCGAAGTGCCCTATCCGGCGCCGGAGCCGGAGCAGGTGCGGCATGTTCCCGACCCGTTGCCGCTGGATCCCTGCCTCGACCCGTGCCCCGATCTCACCGACGACGACCAGTTCGTGCCGCCGGGGAATCTGTCCAGTGTCCTGGGCATTCCGCAGATTTCGCTGAAGCCGTCGCCGTTCCACCTCGGCATCCCGGTACCGGGTCCGGATCCCGGCCCGGTGCCCCCGCCGCCCGGGCCGTCGTCTCCGCCCGTGGAGTCGGCGCCGGTGAGCCCACTCCCACCCGCGCCCCGTATCGGCGACGTGACCCGCGTGGCCAAGGTGACCGGTGCGGGTTCGGTCAGCCGGACGGACAAGCGATACCAGGTGAACGGCACCGACCTCGGCATCATGTGGGAGAGTGCCCCCGACCAGATCGCGGTGGCGTTCGGTGACACGGTCGGGAAGGGATTCCACCCGCCCGGTGGGCAGGGCGAGGACTGGCGCAGCAACGTGCTCGGGTTCAGCAGCGACCGGCACCTCGCCGACGGGATGAGCCTGGATTCGATGGTGCAGGACAGCCGGTGTCACGCCGCGGAGGTCCTCAGCAGCCGCAAACTCGACAACGTCGAGATCACCACGATTCCCACATCCGGTTTCGCTGTCGGCGACCGCCAGTACATGAGTTACATGTCGATCCGGACGTGGAACAGCATCCCCGCGACGTGGTGGACCAATCACGGTGGGATCGCGTACTCCGACGACGGCGGATCCACCTGGACGAAGGATCCGCACGCGCGCTGGGAGAACATCTTCGGTGTCACACAGTTCCAGGTGGCGTCGATGGTGCCCGCGGGTGACCACGTCTACATGTTCGGGACCCGCAACACCCGGCTCGGTGGCGTCGGCGTCGCGCGGGTCCCGGTCGACCAGGTCCTGGACAAGACCGCCTACCAGTACTGGCAGGACGGGTCCTGGACTCCGGTGGGCGGCCCGAACGAGGCGTCCACGATCGTGCCCGCCCCCGCAGCCGAGCTGTCGGTGCGCTACGTGCCGGAGTCCGACCTGTGGCAGATGGTGTACCTCGACACGTCCAAGGCTGCGATCGTCCTGCGCGAGTCGAACTCCCCACAGGGTTTGTGGACCGAGAGCGCGCCCATGGTCAGTGCCCTCGAATATCCGGAGCTCTACGGCGGATTCATCCATCCGTGGTCCACGGAGGGCGACCTGTACTTCACCATGTCGACCTGGTCCGACTACAACGTCTTCCTCATGCACGCCGACGTCGACCGCTGA
- a CDS encoding FAD-binding dehydrogenase has protein sequence MTEQADVIVVGAGLAGLVATYEMVRAGRTVLVVDQENEANLGGQAFWSLGGLFLVDSPEQRRLGIKDSYDLAYQDWLGTAAFDREREDHWPRQWAQAYVEFAAGEKRRYLHDLGLRVMPNVGWAERGDGTALGHGNSVPRFHITWGTGPGVVEVFLRPVLEAQQRGLVTFRHRHQVDDIVVTDGAATGVRGTVLEPSAEPRGVKSSRTAVGEFEFSAQAVVVTSGGIGGNAELVRENWPARLGNPPQHMLTGVPAHVDGRMLGITEDAGGNIVNRDRMWHYTEGIANWDPIWPNHAIRIIPGPSSLWFDATGKRLPAPLFPGFDTMGTLAHIMKTGHEHTWFVLDQKIIEKEFALSGSEQNPDITGRDVKLLANRIKKGAPGPVEAFTQRGADFVVRDNLRDLVDGMNALTDEPLLSYEDIERQIIGRDREVKNKYTKDFQIMAIRNARGVLTEKLTRVVAPHEILDPKNGPLIAVKLHLLTRKTLGGLETNLDSQVIRADGTPFPGLYAAGEVAGFGGGGVHGYSALEGTFLGGCIFSGRAAGRALARRL, from the coding sequence GTGACCGAACAGGCCGATGTGATCGTCGTCGGTGCCGGACTCGCCGGCCTCGTCGCCACCTACGAAATGGTTCGGGCGGGACGCACCGTCCTCGTCGTCGATCAGGAGAACGAGGCGAACCTCGGCGGCCAGGCATTCTGGTCCCTCGGCGGGCTGTTCCTCGTCGACAGCCCCGAGCAACGCCGACTCGGCATCAAGGACTCCTACGATCTCGCGTACCAGGATTGGCTGGGCACCGCCGCATTCGACCGCGAGCGCGAGGATCACTGGCCACGTCAGTGGGCGCAGGCATACGTCGAGTTCGCCGCCGGCGAGAAGCGCAGGTACCTCCACGACCTCGGTCTGCGGGTGATGCCCAACGTGGGTTGGGCAGAGCGCGGCGACGGCACCGCACTCGGACACGGCAATTCGGTGCCCCGCTTCCACATCACCTGGGGCACCGGGCCCGGCGTCGTCGAGGTGTTCCTCCGGCCGGTGCTGGAGGCACAGCAGCGCGGCCTGGTGACCTTCCGGCACCGGCACCAGGTGGACGACATCGTGGTCACGGACGGGGCCGCGACCGGCGTCCGGGGAACAGTTCTGGAGCCGTCCGCCGAACCCCGCGGAGTGAAGAGTTCCCGAACAGCGGTGGGCGAATTCGAGTTCTCCGCCCAGGCCGTCGTCGTGACGTCCGGGGGCATCGGCGGCAATGCCGAACTGGTCCGCGAGAACTGGCCTGCACGGCTGGGGAACCCGCCGCAGCACATGCTCACCGGGGTCCCCGCCCACGTGGACGGGCGCATGCTCGGGATCACCGAGGACGCCGGCGGCAACATCGTCAACCGCGACCGCATGTGGCACTACACCGAGGGCATCGCCAACTGGGATCCGATCTGGCCGAACCATGCCATCCGGATCATTCCCGGCCCGTCGTCCCTGTGGTTCGACGCCACCGGAAAACGTCTTCCCGCACCATTGTTCCCCGGATTCGACACGATGGGCACACTCGCGCACATCATGAAGACCGGCCACGAACACACCTGGTTCGTCCTCGACCAGAAGATCATCGAGAAGGAGTTCGCCCTCTCCGGCTCCGAACAGAACCCCGACATCACCGGCCGTGACGTCAAACTCCTCGCCAACCGTATCAAGAAGGGTGCGCCCGGCCCGGTGGAGGCCTTCACACAGCGCGGCGCAGACTTCGTCGTCCGCGACAATCTCCGCGACCTCGTCGACGGAATGAACGCGCTCACCGACGAACCGCTTCTGTCCTACGAGGACATCGAGAGGCAGATCATCGGCCGGGACCGCGAGGTGAAGAACAAGTACACCAAGGACTTCCAGATCATGGCCATCCGCAACGCGCGGGGCGTGCTCACCGAGAAGCTGACCCGTGTCGTCGCCCCACACGAGATCCTCGACCCGAAGAACGGGCCGCTGATCGCGGTGAAGCTGCATCTCCTCACCCGCAAGACGCTGGGCGGCCTGGAGACGAACCTCGATTCCCAGGTGATCCGCGCCGACGGCACTCCCTTCCCCGGCCTCTATGCTGCCGGGGAAGTCGCCGGATTCGGTGGCGGCGGCGTGCACGGCTACAGCGCACTCGAAGGCACCTTCCTGGGCGGCTGCATCTTCTCCGGCCGCGCTGCCGGCCGCGCCCTGGCCCGCCGCCTCTGA
- a CDS encoding TetR/AcrR family transcriptional regulator — protein MYRIHLCSVEAVEQTVRVTKRRGETRSRLLDAAVDVFAENGFGRSTVEQICERAGYTRGAFYSNFDSLDEMFFAMWELRSRAMLDGLRAAAERAMPDIAALAPAMRLHVVVEKALEFVPVDDAWYRINAEFTAHALRTPAVRDSIARREEAIIATIAPIVEKSLSAIDRRVVGDPATLGRALVAVHDGTSVQCLVDTDPASARALRTELFTRVLESYTEPAHSETERPQ, from the coding sequence ATGTATCGGATACACCTGTGTAGCGTCGAAGCCGTGGAACAGACGGTCCGAGTCACCAAGAGGCGTGGGGAAACCCGCAGCCGGCTCCTCGACGCGGCCGTCGACGTGTTCGCCGAGAACGGATTCGGGCGATCCACCGTCGAACAGATCTGCGAGCGGGCCGGATACACGCGGGGTGCCTTCTACTCGAACTTCGACTCGCTGGACGAGATGTTCTTCGCGATGTGGGAACTGCGGTCGAGGGCGATGCTCGACGGGCTCCGCGCCGCGGCCGAACGAGCGATGCCCGACATCGCCGCCCTCGCCCCCGCCATGCGCCTCCACGTCGTGGTGGAGAAGGCGCTCGAGTTCGTGCCGGTGGACGACGCCTGGTACCGGATCAACGCCGAGTTCACGGCGCACGCCCTCCGCACCCCCGCCGTACGCGACTCGATCGCCCGACGAGAGGAAGCGATCATCGCCACCATCGCACCGATCGTCGAGAAGTCGTTGTCCGCCATCGACCGTCGAGTGGTGGGAGACCCGGCCACCCTGGGCCGGGCGCTCGTCGCGGTGCACGACGGCACATCGGTGCAGTGCCTGGTCGACACCGATCCCGCATCCGCACGCGCCCTGCGCACCGAACTCTTCACCCGCGTTCTCGAGTCCTACACCGAACCCGCCCACTCAGAAACGGAGCGTCCCCAGTGA
- a CDS encoding LLM class flavin-dependent oxidoreductase has translation MSAHFHWFLPTYGDSRNLMAGGHGSSMSGDRPATLRYLSQLSAAAEANGFESVLTPTGAWCEDAWLTTAMLIETTETLKFLVALRPGLLSPTLAAQMASTFQWQSGGRLLLNVVTGGEDLEQRAYGDFLSKDQRYARCGEYLDVIRRLWRGDGPVTFHGEYVEVENAQLQRVPDPVPPIFFGGSSPAAGTVASQFADTYLTWGEPPAAVAAKIAWIRDLAEVQGRRLDYGIRLHVISRDTSEQAWAEADRLIGALDPATVRAAQDALSRSASEGQKRMLELHGGGAGFDAGTGARNFEVAPNLWAGVGLVRGGAGTALVGSHAEVADRIAEYAALGLDHFVLSGYPHLEEAYQFGEGVRPILEKRGLVQARTPRAGDLSGSGAFLAPTR, from the coding sequence ATGTCTGCGCACTTCCACTGGTTCCTGCCCACCTACGGTGACTCCCGCAACCTCATGGCGGGCGGGCACGGCAGTTCGATGTCGGGCGACCGCCCGGCCACGCTCCGGTACCTGTCCCAGCTGTCGGCAGCCGCGGAGGCCAACGGATTCGAATCCGTTCTCACACCCACCGGGGCGTGGTGCGAAGATGCGTGGCTCACGACGGCGATGCTGATCGAGACCACCGAAACCCTGAAGTTCCTGGTGGCGCTCCGGCCGGGGCTGCTGAGCCCGACGCTCGCCGCGCAGATGGCGTCGACGTTCCAGTGGCAGTCCGGGGGACGGTTGCTCCTCAACGTGGTCACCGGAGGTGAGGACCTCGAGCAGCGGGCCTACGGCGACTTCCTGTCCAAGGACCAGCGGTACGCGCGGTGCGGGGAGTACCTCGACGTGATCCGTCGCCTGTGGCGAGGCGACGGACCGGTGACGTTCCACGGCGAGTACGTGGAGGTGGAGAACGCGCAACTGCAACGTGTCCCCGACCCCGTCCCGCCGATCTTCTTCGGTGGTTCTTCCCCGGCCGCGGGCACGGTGGCCTCGCAGTTCGCCGATACCTACCTCACGTGGGGGGAGCCGCCCGCAGCGGTGGCGGCCAAGATCGCGTGGATCCGCGACCTCGCCGAGGTGCAGGGGCGTCGGCTCGACTACGGCATCCGGTTGCACGTCATCAGCCGGGACACCTCCGAGCAGGCCTGGGCGGAGGCGGACCGGTTGATCGGCGCTCTCGATCCGGCGACGGTGCGGGCCGCGCAGGACGCGCTGTCCCGATCCGCCTCGGAGGGGCAGAAGCGGATGCTCGAACTCCACGGCGGTGGCGCCGGATTCGACGCGGGCACCGGGGCCCGCAACTTCGAGGTGGCGCCGAACCTGTGGGCAGGGGTGGGGCTCGTGCGGGGCGGTGCCGGCACGGCATTGGTGGGCTCGCACGCCGAGGTCGCGGACCGTATCGCCGAGTACGCGGCGCTGGGACTGGACCACTTCGTCCTCTCCGGCTACCCGCACCTCGAGGAGGCGTACCAGTTCGGTGAGGGCGTGCGCCCGATCCTGGAGAAGCGTGGCCTGGTCCAGGCACGCACGCCGCGCGCGGGGGATCTCTCGGGGTCGGGAGCATTTCTCGCCCCGACCCGTTGA
- a CDS encoding helix-turn-helix transcriptional regulator yields MDREYALPLRSERLAAVAGVSKYHFIRCFRATYGITPSAYLAERRIERAQDLLRSSNLTVTEVCHLVGYSSLGSFSVKFRQLVGVSPSAYQAEFARSGVPRIPGCYLFMRGLGDRR; encoded by the coding sequence ATGGACCGCGAGTACGCGCTGCCGTTGCGGTCGGAGCGTCTCGCGGCGGTCGCCGGGGTGTCGAAGTACCACTTCATCCGCTGCTTCCGGGCCACCTACGGGATCACGCCGTCGGCCTACCTGGCCGAGCGGCGCATCGAACGCGCCCAGGATCTCCTGCGCTCGTCGAACCTCACCGTCACCGAGGTCTGTCATCTGGTCGGATACAGCTCGCTCGGGTCGTTCAGCGTGAAGTTCAGACAGTTGGTCGGGGTGTCTCCGTCTGCATATCAGGCCGAGTTCGCCCGCAGTGGGGTGCCGCGGATCCCCGGCTGCTACCTGTTCATGCGCGGTCTCGGTGATCGCCGGTGA
- a CDS encoding VOC family protein: MITNVSLVTLWVTDQDEAKKFYTDVLGFEETTDVSMGDGFRWVTVSHPAHRELQVTLMVPGPPLDEDMAAAIRRSLAAGTMGGFGLSTTDCRKTYEELSARGVEFTQPPSERPYGIEAVMRDNSGNWLVLVEEREFEGGEFPH; this comes from the coding sequence GTGATCACGAACGTATCGCTGGTGACGCTGTGGGTCACCGATCAGGACGAGGCGAAGAAGTTCTACACCGACGTACTCGGGTTCGAGGAGACCACCGACGTGTCGATGGGAGACGGGTTCCGCTGGGTCACCGTGTCGCACCCGGCGCACCGTGAACTGCAGGTCACCCTGATGGTTCCCGGACCGCCTCTCGACGAGGACATGGCGGCGGCGATCCGACGGTCGCTGGCCGCGGGGACGATGGGCGGCTTCGGGCTCTCGACCACCGACTGTCGTAAGACCTACGAGGAACTCTCCGCTCGCGGTGTCGAGTTCACCCAGCCGCCGTCCGAGCGGCCGTACGGGATCGAAGCGGTGATGCGTGACAACTCCGGAAACTGGCTGGTACTGGTCGAGGAGCGCGAGTTCGAGGGCGGTGAGTTCCCGCACTGA
- a CDS encoding DedA family protein, which produces MNIVDYIEQSNWLLPLLFLAVAADGVFPPLPSELLVLSVVAVAAATGNPPMWHLLLAAGLGALVGDHLAYGVGNRLATRTRGPVRAGLARAAVPIERHGATALMVGRFLPAGRVAVNAAAGATGFPYRTYVAVTLATSTAWAGYCGLVGTVSARWADGNPLTATLIAAGTALALGAVVDVVRRRTAVVSDDLPKSSLKSRNR; this is translated from the coding sequence GTGAACATCGTCGACTACATCGAGCAGTCGAATTGGCTGCTCCCCCTACTGTTCCTGGCAGTCGCCGCGGACGGGGTCTTTCCCCCGCTGCCGAGCGAGTTGCTGGTGCTGTCGGTCGTCGCGGTCGCGGCGGCCACCGGGAATCCACCGATGTGGCACCTACTGCTCGCCGCCGGACTCGGCGCACTGGTGGGCGACCATCTGGCGTACGGGGTCGGCAACCGCCTCGCGACGCGCACTCGCGGGCCGGTGCGAGCGGGACTCGCTCGTGCCGCGGTGCCGATCGAACGCCACGGCGCCACCGCACTGATGGTCGGCCGATTCCTTCCCGCGGGCCGCGTCGCCGTCAACGCCGCAGCGGGCGCCACCGGGTTTCCGTACCGGACGTATGTCGCGGTCACTTTGGCCACGTCCACTGCCTGGGCCGGGTACTGCGGACTGGTCGGGACGGTGAGTGCGCGGTGGGCGGACGGGAATCCGCTGACCGCAACCCTCATCGCCGCGGGAACCGCCCTCGCCCTCGGTGCCGTGGTGGACGTCGTGCGGCGGCGAACCGCCGTCGTCTCCGATGATCTACCCAAATCTAGCTTGAAGAGTAGAAACCGATAG
- a CDS encoding CGNR zinc finger domain-containing protein, translating to MHLNPYGEYAVVLAADLVNTPPQSIDELVDRCVDAGIVVDFPVEYDDLDAVHEVLRRWLAVVDATTERHRADLVNEMLASASAYPRLTDHAGDGWHLHYRDDQHSLAGVLAALFSVGTALHLVGRGMYRLGRCTADDCDRVYADVSRNGTQRYCSPRCANRDAVRRHRSRHR from the coding sequence GTGCATCTCAACCCTTACGGCGAGTACGCGGTCGTGCTGGCGGCCGATCTCGTGAACACACCGCCGCAGTCGATCGACGAACTCGTGGATCGTTGCGTCGACGCCGGGATCGTCGTCGACTTCCCGGTGGAGTACGACGACCTCGATGCCGTCCACGAGGTACTCCGACGCTGGCTGGCCGTGGTCGACGCGACCACCGAACGACACCGCGCCGACCTGGTCAACGAGATGCTCGCGTCCGCCTCGGCATATCCGCGGCTGACCGACCACGCCGGTGACGGCTGGCATCTGCACTACCGGGACGACCAGCATTCGCTCGCCGGGGTGCTCGCCGCGCTGTTCTCCGTGGGCACGGCCCTGCACCTGGTGGGCCGAGGCATGTACCGTCTCGGCCGATGCACCGCGGACGACTGCGATCGCGTCTACGCCGACGTGTCCCGCAACGGGACCCAGAGATACTGCTCCCCGCGCTGCGCCAATCGAGACGCCGTGCGCCGGCACCGGTCCCGGCACCGCTGA
- a CDS encoding Clp protease N-terminal domain-containing protein: MTIPDPRPTAATQPIRLDDLIETIKKVHTDALEQLTDAVLAAEHLGDVADHLIGHFVDQARRSGASWTDIGKSMGVTKQAAQKRFVAKPGEAPDLDANQGFSRFTARARNVMMASLNEARAAGNPEISPLHLTLGLLSEPESLGARALTSEGVSLDEVRAAVTAALPAAAPDPVPDLIPYDAAARKTLELTFREALRLGHNYVGTEHVLLALLELEDGEGPLTGIGVRKSAVEALLVEVLASMSVDPSAQVEQKP; this comes from the coding sequence ATGACCATACCCGACCCCCGCCCCACGGCGGCCACCCAGCCGATCCGACTCGACGACCTCATCGAGACCATCAAGAAGGTGCACACCGACGCCCTCGAGCAACTGACCGACGCCGTGCTGGCTGCCGAACATCTCGGCGACGTCGCCGACCATCTCATCGGCCACTTCGTCGACCAGGCGCGCAGGTCAGGGGCTTCCTGGACGGACATCGGCAAGAGCATGGGGGTGACCAAGCAGGCAGCGCAGAAGCGCTTCGTCGCCAAGCCGGGGGAAGCACCCGATCTCGATGCCAACCAGGGCTTCAGCCGCTTCACGGCCCGGGCGCGCAACGTCATGATGGCCTCGTTGAACGAGGCGCGGGCCGCCGGCAACCCCGAGATCTCGCCCCTGCACCTCACCCTGGGCCTGCTCAGCGAGCCGGAATCCCTCGGCGCGAGAGCGCTCACCAGCGAGGGAGTGTCGCTCGACGAGGTCCGGGCCGCGGTGACTGCCGCACTTCCGGCGGCCGCACCGGATCCGGTCCCGGACCTGATCCCCTACGACGCCGCGGCGCGCAAGACCCTGGAACTGACGTTCCGCGAGGCACTCCGCCTCGGCCACAACTACGTGGGCACCGAGCACGTCCTCCTCGCACTGCTCGAACTCGAGGACGGCGAGGGGCCCCTCACCGGCATCGGAGTGCGCAAGTCCGCCGTCGAGGCGCTACTCGTCGAGGTGCTCGCCTCGATGAGCGTCGACCCGTCCGCGCAGGTCGAGCAGAAGCCCTAG
- a CDS encoding IS256 family transposase, whose product MTTAHDIDLDQFLTDRLTDASPDLLRSLLSTFIDALMGAEADSLCGAGFGERSEDRTNSRNGYRHRDFDTRAGTLDIAIPKLRQGSYFPDWLLQRRKRAERALTSVVATCYLLGVSTRRMEKLVDSLGITSLSKSQVSVMAKDLDTQVEAFRSRPLDAGPYTFVAADALVLKVRENGRVVNVHALVAVGVNAEGYREILGIEVTSAEDGAGWLAFFRSLVARGLSGVRLVTSDAHAGLVSAIGATLPGAAWQRCRTHYSTNLMSQTPKNSWPWVRALLHSVYDQPDADSVHAQYDRVIDALSEKLPTVADHLDSARADLLAFTAFPKQIWRQIWSNNPQERLNKEIRRRTDVVGIFPDRTALIRLVGAVLAEQHDEWIEGRRYLGLDVLTRSRGTHEPTEEVTPAALTA is encoded by the coding sequence ATGACCACTGCCCACGATATCGACCTGGACCAGTTCCTGACCGATCGCCTCACCGACGCCAGCCCCGACCTGCTGCGCAGCCTGCTGTCCACGTTCATCGACGCGCTGATGGGCGCCGAGGCCGACAGCCTGTGCGGCGCCGGTTTTGGTGAACGCTCCGAGGACCGCACCAACAGCCGGAACGGTTACCGCCACCGGGACTTCGACACCCGCGCCGGAACCCTCGACATCGCGATCCCCAAGCTGCGTCAGGGCTCGTACTTTCCTGATTGGTTACTGCAGCGCCGCAAGCGTGCCGAGCGGGCCCTGACGTCGGTGGTGGCCACCTGCTACCTGCTCGGGGTCTCGACCCGACGGATGGAGAAACTCGTCGACTCGCTCGGCATCACCAGCCTGTCGAAATCCCAGGTGTCGGTGATGGCGAAGGACCTCGACACCCAGGTGGAGGCGTTCCGCAGCCGCCCGCTCGACGCCGGCCCGTACACGTTCGTCGCCGCCGACGCCCTCGTCCTGAAGGTCCGCGAGAACGGCCGGGTGGTGAACGTGCACGCCCTGGTCGCGGTCGGAGTGAACGCCGAGGGTTACCGCGAGATCCTGGGAATCGAGGTGACCTCCGCCGAGGACGGGGCCGGTTGGTTGGCTTTCTTCCGGTCGCTGGTCGCCCGCGGCCTGTCCGGAGTGCGGTTGGTGACCTCCGACGCCCACGCCGGCCTCGTGTCGGCGATCGGCGCCACCCTGCCCGGGGCCGCTTGGCAGAGGTGCCGGACGCATTATTCGACCAATCTCATGTCCCAGACACCGAAGAACTCGTGGCCCTGGGTGCGTGCGCTCCTGCACTCCGTCTACGACCAGCCGGACGCCGATTCTGTTCATGCTCAATATGATCGGGTGATCGACGCCTTGTCGGAGAAGCTCCCAACGGTAGCCGATCATCTCGACTCCGCGCGGGCAGACCTCCTCGCCTTCACGGCCTTCCCGAAGCAGATCTGGCGGCAGATCTGGTCGAACAATCCTCAGGAACGGCTCAACAAGGAGATCCGGCGCAGAACCGACGTGGTCGGGATCTTCCCCGATCGCACCGCCCTGATTCGGCTCGTCGGCGCGGTACTCGCCGAGCAGCATGACGAGTGGATCGAAGGCCGCCGCTACCTCGGCCTCGACGTGCTGACTCGGTCCCGCGGCACCCACGAACCTACCGAGGAGGTGACGCCGGCGGCTCTGACCGCATAA
- a CDS encoding DUF1990 family protein: MSRTPLSQRRLTYAEVGATAGALPPGYDHLERRCTLGTGEHVFRRAVADLMHWDMHRRAGIEVAPETPDAATGVRVSLRWGGRLLHLDAPCEVIYVVDDDRRRGFAYGTLDGHPERGEERFCVEWGADDAVVLSVIAFSRPALWWNRVTAPVGRRIQRHVTARYLEALTESRDV; this comes from the coding sequence ATGTCGCGGACTCCGCTGTCGCAACGGCGATTGACCTATGCCGAGGTCGGTGCCACCGCAGGTGCTCTCCCGCCGGGATACGACCATCTCGAGCGCCGGTGCACGCTGGGAACCGGTGAGCACGTCTTCCGGCGCGCGGTCGCCGACCTGATGCACTGGGACATGCACCGGCGAGCCGGAATCGAGGTGGCTCCGGAGACCCCGGACGCGGCCACGGGCGTGCGCGTGTCGCTCCGGTGGGGTGGTCGCCTGCTGCATCTCGATGCGCCGTGCGAGGTGATCTATGTGGTGGACGACGACCGCCGTCGGGGATTCGCGTACGGAACTCTCGACGGGCACCCGGAACGGGGTGAGGAACGGTTCTGTGTGGAATGGGGCGCGGACGACGCCGTCGTGCTGAGCGTGATTGCGTTCTCCCGGCCCGCCCTGTGGTGGAACCGGGTGACCGCCCCGGTCGGCAGGCGGATACAGCGTCACGTGACCGCGCGTTATCTGGAGGCTCTCACAGAATCTCGGGATGTCTAG